One Solea senegalensis isolate Sse05_10M linkage group LG21, IFAPA_SoseM_1, whole genome shotgun sequence DNA segment encodes these proteins:
- the wu:fj49a02 gene encoding CDK5 regulatory subunit-associated protein 2 isoform X3, producing MPYYMIYNCNNFSVCRLQCEVKLQRQQLSDSQHLLQSLRVELQVHEKIKTDCHKHAVSSETTQEPLPVPSSGSVDLSELLSEIRHLRLQLERSIQTNTALRQRLEEQLLRGTNRSETININYLLSSPDEGGSSPGREGYNLRRSSQSYNEHTSVLHGETRGVLSGSSVSSSSGDSVSGAPSRLVPGHRMWANRNGRHVLGLIEDYGALRRQISEGRKLSRSMDSQLQECLHTLRQQDSDKVIEQQHLKSVCCSMNTMQQVLEEAGRLLKLVWRVSLPTGNITVDTGDNQQDELLKNEIARLKSRLSQQERMLSGAVKRLRTTNQLKEGMERVIIDQLSLTHGVLKKARGNMEEVPVNGQ from the exons ATGCCTTACTACATGATATATAACTGTAATAATTTCTCTGTTTGCAGGTTGCAGTGTGAGGTGAAGCTGCAGAGGCAGCAGCTCTCTGACTCCCAGCACCTCCTTCAGTCACTGCGAGTGGAGCTGCAGGTTCATGAAAAGATCAAGACTGACTGTCATAAACACG CAGTATCCAGCGAGACAACCCAGGAGCCACTTCCTGTCCCTTCCTCTGGCTCGGTGGACCTGAGTGAGCTGCTGTCAGAGATCAGACACCTGAGGCTGCAGCTGGAGAGGAGCATCCAGACCAACACAGCTCTGCGACAGAGACTGGAGGAGCAGCTGCTCAGAGGAACCAACCGCTCTGAGACCATCAACATCAACTACCTGCTGTCCTCTCCAG ATGAAGGGGGCAGTTCACCAGGTCGCGAGGGCTACAATCTTCGTCGCTCATCTCAGTCTTACAATGAACACACGAGCGTCCTACATG GTGAGACACGTGGTGTTCTCTCCGGCAGCTCcgtcagcagcagctcaggtgaCAGCGTCTCTGGTGCTCCTTCTCGCCTGGTGCCGGGTCACAGAATGTGGGCCAATCGCAATGGCCGCCATGTCTTGGGCCTGATAGAGGACTACGGCGCCCTGCGCAGGCAGATCTCCGAGGGTCGAAAGCTGTCGCGCAGCATGGACTCACAGCTGCAGGAGTGTCTGCACACACTCAGGCAGCAGGACTCTGACAAG GTGATAGAACAACAGCATCTGAAGAGTGTGTGCTGCAGCATGAACACCATGCAGCAGGTGTTAGAAGAGGCCGGTCGACTGCTCAAACTGGTGTGGAGAGTCTCTCTGCCAACTGGAAACATCACAGTGGACACTGGCGACAACcagcag GACGAGTTGCTGAAAAACGAGATAGCCAGACTGAAAAGCCGGCTGTCGCAGCAGGAGAGGATGCTGAGTGGAGCCGTGAAACGCCTCCGCACCACCAACCAGCTCAAAGAGGGAATGGAGAGGGTCATCATTGATCAGT tgtcTCTAACCCATGGAGTATTGAAGAAAGCCAGGGGGAACATGGAG